A genomic region of Catalinimonas niigatensis contains the following coding sequences:
- a CDS encoding DMT family transporter → MQYIFLIFALIVGMGVIVQTGANTQLSAVLDNPYLASLISFAVGTVALLIINMFMGGGFSSLNALHAKNTDWWIWSGGVIGAFFVTSIIVMIPILGSTRLFALTIAGQLIFSVIVDHYGWMGFPLQPVNVKKILGVLLLIAGTFLVQWGKSN, encoded by the coding sequence ATGCAATACATATTCCTGATCTTTGCTTTGATTGTAGGCATGGGTGTTATCGTACAGACAGGTGCGAACACACAATTGAGTGCTGTTCTTGATAATCCATATCTGGCATCACTGATTTCTTTCGCAGTGGGTACTGTAGCTTTGCTCATTATCAATATGTTCATGGGTGGAGGGTTTTCCTCTTTGAATGCACTACATGCTAAAAATACAGACTGGTGGATTTGGTCGGGAGGGGTCATTGGTGCTTTCTTCGTTACTTCCATTATTGTCATGATTCCTATACTTGGCTCTACCCGGCTTTTTGCACTTACCATCGCTGGCCAATTGATCTTCTCCGTGATCGTAGACCATTATGGATGGATGGGCTTTCCCTTACAGCCGGTTAATGTCAAAAAAATATTGGGTGTGCTGCTGCTGATTGCCGGAACTTTCCTGGTACAGTGGGGGAAAAGTAACTGA
- a CDS encoding FAD-binding and (Fe-S)-binding domain-containing protein: MDTQQLKQFAQTLQGKLHYDQSMRILYATDASAYQEMPLAVAIPASEEDIIKLINFANQHHVSLIPRAAGTSLAGQVVGSGIVVDISQTFTKILEVNSEESWVRVQPGVIRDDLNVYLKEYGLYFGPETSTANRAMIGGMVGNNSCGLHSPIYHTTREHTLEVKAILSDGSKTVFKTLTPEEFEKKCTGETAVSELEANIYRTIRDRLSDQVVRQEIRTHFPKKEIKYRRNTGYAIDILMDSEVFTEGGEAFNMCKLICGSEGSLAFITEIKLNCLPLPPKEVGVACPHFTTIDDALRANIIAMKHGAGASELMDDHIIERTRANMEYRKYAAFIEGSPKAVLMIEFARESREEVDAAIAAMYQEMEEKGYGYYFPILYNQDSKDAWNVRKAGLGLLGNVIGDDKAQPVIEDTAVAVSDLPEYIAEFNQTLKKYGLSCVHYAHAGDGELHLRPIINLKKQEGNEMFRTVAQEIAKLVKKYRGSLSGEHGDGRLRAEFIRFMIGDKNYALIKEVKQTWDPQHIFNPGKIVDAPPMNEYLRYMPGHPTPEIDTVFDFSQNLGVLRAAEQCNGSGDCRKTHISGGTMCPSYMATRNEKDTTRARANMLRHFLTNSDKPNRFDHEEIMEVMDLCLSCKGCKAECPSNVDIGKMKAEFLQHYYDANGMSLRTRLIGNFTKLTSLAALIPGLYNWAVKNPLTSGIIKKVTGFAPGRSMPLLHKTTLHKWFQQHKQDKQVTLSGFAASTKPVSDEFPKHPKTQPTKGKVYFFCDEFTNYNDTEVGIKAILLLEKLGYEVEIPKHIESGRTYLSKGMLRQAREIARKNIAFLKDIVSEKTPIIGIEPSAILTLRDEYIDLTRGEEQRVAQQIAEHTFFFDEFIAWEIDKGNISRDVFTKEKRIIKLHGHCHQKALSSLVPSKKMLSLPENYEVHMIPSGCCGMAGSFGYEKEHFDVSMQIGELVLFPTVRKQPDEVIIAAPGTSCRHQIKDGTGRLAKHTAEIMYEALV, encoded by the coding sequence ATGGATACACAGCAGCTCAAGCAATTCGCACAGACACTTCAAGGCAAACTTCACTACGACCAAAGCATGCGCATCCTCTACGCTACGGATGCATCTGCCTATCAGGAAATGCCCCTGGCGGTAGCCATTCCTGCATCGGAAGAGGATATCATTAAGCTCATCAATTTTGCCAACCAACATCATGTTTCTTTGATTCCCCGTGCGGCAGGTACCTCTTTGGCCGGTCAGGTAGTGGGGAGTGGCATTGTGGTGGATATCTCCCAGACGTTCACCAAAATCCTGGAAGTGAACTCGGAAGAAAGCTGGGTAAGGGTGCAGCCGGGCGTGATCCGCGACGACCTGAATGTTTACCTGAAAGAATATGGCCTATACTTTGGGCCGGAAACCTCTACAGCAAACCGTGCCATGATTGGCGGTATGGTGGGCAATAATTCCTGCGGACTACATTCCCCCATCTACCATACCACGCGGGAGCATACGCTGGAAGTAAAAGCAATTTTGAGCGATGGCAGTAAAACGGTATTCAAAACGCTGACTCCAGAGGAGTTTGAGAAAAAATGTACGGGTGAAACCGCTGTCAGCGAACTGGAAGCCAATATCTACCGCACGATTCGTGACCGCCTTTCCGATCAGGTCGTGCGGCAAGAAATCCGTACGCATTTTCCCAAGAAAGAGATCAAATATCGCCGTAATACCGGCTATGCCATAGATATTTTGATGGACAGTGAGGTGTTTACTGAAGGTGGCGAAGCTTTCAACATGTGCAAACTCATCTGCGGCTCTGAAGGTTCACTGGCATTTATCACCGAAATCAAGCTTAACTGTCTGCCTTTGCCTCCTAAAGAAGTAGGCGTTGCCTGTCCTCATTTTACTACCATTGATGATGCGCTCAGAGCCAACATCATCGCCATGAAGCATGGAGCCGGAGCCTCTGAGTTAATGGACGATCACATTATTGAGCGCACCCGGGCCAATATGGAGTACCGTAAGTATGCTGCTTTTATTGAAGGCTCACCCAAAGCCGTGCTCATGATAGAGTTTGCCCGCGAAAGCCGCGAGGAAGTAGACGCAGCCATCGCAGCCATGTACCAGGAGATGGAGGAAAAAGGCTATGGGTACTATTTTCCAATACTTTACAATCAGGACAGCAAAGATGCCTGGAATGTGCGCAAAGCAGGGCTGGGTTTGCTGGGCAATGTAATTGGTGATGACAAAGCCCAACCGGTAATTGAAGATACCGCGGTGGCTGTTAGCGACCTGCCGGAATATATTGCTGAATTTAACCAGACGCTCAAAAAATATGGGCTTTCCTGCGTACACTATGCCCATGCCGGAGACGGTGAGTTGCACCTGCGCCCGATCATCAATCTGAAGAAGCAGGAAGGCAATGAGATGTTTCGCACCGTAGCGCAGGAGATAGCCAAACTGGTAAAAAAATACCGGGGTTCGCTGAGCGGCGAGCATGGTGATGGACGCCTGCGGGCTGAGTTTATCCGCTTCATGATTGGTGATAAAAACTATGCACTTATCAAAGAAGTGAAGCAAACCTGGGACCCTCAGCATATTTTTAATCCCGGCAAGATTGTGGATGCACCACCCATGAACGAGTATCTGCGCTATATGCCCGGTCATCCTACCCCGGAGATAGATACCGTATTTGACTTCAGTCAGAACCTGGGTGTATTGCGGGCTGCCGAACAGTGTAATGGTTCCGGTGACTGCCGTAAGACGCATATTTCCGGAGGGACCATGTGCCCCAGCTATATGGCTACACGGAATGAAAAAGATACCACCCGTGCCCGTGCCAATATGCTGCGCCATTTTCTCACCAACTCAGACAAGCCCAACCGCTTTGACCATGAGGAGATCATGGAGGTGATGGATCTTTGCCTGTCTTGCAAAGGTTGTAAAGCGGAATGTCCTTCCAATGTGGATATTGGTAAAATGAAAGCGGAATTTCTGCAACATTATTATGATGCCAATGGCATGTCTTTACGCACCCGACTTATCGGTAATTTTACGAAGTTAACCTCACTGGCAGCCCTTATACCCGGCTTGTACAACTGGGCGGTAAAAAACCCACTTACCTCTGGTATCATCAAAAAAGTTACAGGATTTGCTCCGGGACGTTCCATGCCGCTTTTGCATAAGACGACGCTTCACAAATGGTTCCAACAGCATAAGCAAGACAAGCAGGTAACACTTAGTGGATTTGCAGCTTCTACCAAGCCGGTAAGTGATGAATTTCCCAAGCATCCCAAAACACAGCCAACGAAAGGTAAAGTCTACTTCTTCTGCGATGAGTTTACTAACTACAATGATACAGAAGTAGGCATTAAAGCCATTCTTTTGCTGGAAAAGCTAGGCTACGAAGTTGAGATTCCAAAGCACATAGAAAGCGGACGCACCTATCTTTCCAAAGGCATGCTGCGTCAGGCAAGGGAGATTGCCAGGAAAAACATCGCCTTCCTAAAAGACATTGTCAGTGAGAAAACGCCAATCATTGGCATAGAACCTTCTGCCATCCTCACTTTGCGGGATGAGTATATAGACCTGACGCGAGGAGAAGAGCAGCGGGTGGCGCAGCAAATTGCCGAGCACACCTTTTTCTTTGATGAGTTTATCGCCTGGGAAATAGATAAAGGAAACATCAGCAGGGATGTTTTTACCAAAGAAAAACGGATTATCAAACTGCATGGACATTGCCATCAGAAAGCACTCTCTTCGCTGGTGCCCAGCAAGAAGATGTTGAGTCTGCCGGAAAACTATGAAGTACATATGATCCCCTCCGGCTGCTGTGGGATGGCGGGTTCTTTTGGCTACGAAAAAGAACACTTTGATGTCTCCATGCAGATTGGTGAACTGGTCCTTTTCCCAACCGTACGCAAGCAGCCAGATGAGGTAATCATCGCTGCACCGGGCACCAGTTGCCGCCACCAGATCAAAGATGGTACCGGTCGCCTTGCCAAGCACACCGCAGAGATTATGTATGAGGCTTTGGTGTAA
- a CDS encoding Gfo/Idh/MocA family protein, giving the protein MHNTSHQISMLGTGLIGSFYAMTLLGHRRRDTIGAVYSRSKERGKKFAQKYHVPRTYTDLKKAAQDDQTNVVIVALPNHLHKEAILAAVEAGKSVLCTKPLAMSGQEALEILEAVEKAGVFHGYLEDLVYTSKTLDALEAVKRGALGQILWTRSREAHPGPHSDWFWDSEQSGGGAIIDMGCHCIEIGRNFVGKEVRPVEVMCWADTLVKPIQAEDHAVGLVRYETGAVTQFEVSWAFRGGMDLRDEVSGTEGTIRLDHFLNTGYNLFTAVGMQGYVAEKAEQETGWLSPVGDEIHALGYDQMFTDMFNALDKQQSPMETFYDGYIVNAIMDASYASAQSKKWEPVKLPVWRGNDKVDSRRGPKEYDAEHWLIKEEHLPDGRKKVILKVKDSGKIIEKEVK; this is encoded by the coding sequence ATGCACAACACTAGCCATCAAATCAGCATGCTGGGTACCGGCCTGATCGGTTCTTTCTACGCCATGACTCTGCTGGGTCACCGTCGCCGGGATACCATAGGAGCAGTCTACTCTCGTTCGAAAGAGCGAGGAAAAAAGTTTGCCCAAAAGTATCATGTTCCCCGCACCTATACCGATCTGAAAAAAGCAGCACAGGATGATCAAACTAACGTCGTCATTGTGGCTCTGCCCAACCATTTGCACAAAGAAGCTATTCTGGCAGCAGTAGAAGCAGGTAAATCTGTACTCTGTACCAAGCCGCTGGCGATGAGCGGACAGGAAGCACTGGAGATACTGGAAGCGGTAGAAAAAGCAGGAGTATTCCACGGCTATCTGGAAGATCTGGTATATACTTCCAAAACGCTGGATGCTTTGGAAGCAGTCAAAAGAGGAGCATTGGGACAAATTCTCTGGACCCGCTCCCGCGAAGCCCATCCCGGTCCGCACTCCGACTGGTTTTGGGATAGTGAACAATCCGGTGGCGGTGCCATCATTGACATGGGTTGCCACTGCATAGAGATCGGTCGTAACTTTGTCGGCAAAGAGGTAAGACCTGTGGAAGTAATGTGCTGGGCCGATACCCTGGTGAAGCCCATACAGGCGGAAGATCATGCGGTAGGGCTGGTGCGCTACGAAACCGGAGCAGTGACTCAGTTTGAGGTAAGCTGGGCTTTCCGGGGAGGCATGGATCTGCGCGATGAGGTATCTGGCACTGAAGGCACCATCCGCCTGGATCACTTTCTGAACACTGGTTACAACCTGTTTACCGCGGTAGGTATGCAGGGCTATGTGGCTGAAAAGGCAGAGCAGGAAACAGGCTGGCTTTCTCCGGTAGGGGATGAAATCCATGCGCTGGGCTATGACCAGATGTTTACCGACATGTTCAATGCCCTGGACAAGCAGCAAAGCCCGATGGAGACTTTTTATGATGGTTATATCGTCAATGCCATCATGGATGCCAGTTATGCTTCCGCCCAATCTAAAAAATGGGAACCCGTCAAGCTGCCGGTCTGGAGAGGCAATGACAAAGTAGACAGCCGTCGGGGACCTAAGGAATATGATGCCGAGCACTGGCTGATCAAGGAAGAGCACCTGCCCGACGGCCGCAAGAAAGTAATCTTAAAAGTAAAAGATAGCGGAAAAATTATTGAAAAAGAGGTTAAGTAG
- a CDS encoding MFS transporter, translating to MNKIFSLYKNAYGGLSEAAWMLAVVMFINRAGSMVLPFLSIYLTNALGFGIREAGILLATYGLGAMAGSLLGGWLSDKIGNFWVQFLSLILGGSLFILLPEITRYEYLLPALFFASMVVECLRPANTASVATYSKPENVTRSFSLNRMAINLGFSMGPAIGGLLASRSYELLFYADGLTCIFAGIFFFVYFKKRRPRAVAHTTINPALKVTSPYRDGTFMVFVLLTTAFAVVFFQLFNTLPIYYREVHHLSEGTIGLLLGLNGLIVFLFEMILVNYLEHRVSVVRMIVIGTLLCGLSYALLNFSTGLPLLMVAMFLLSFAEIMAMPFMVTYVIRRAGEGKKGAYIGLHSLSWASAFMLAPFLGTRIIAFSGFSMLWWVCASFMLFIALLYYFNLKEKKVKKFA from the coding sequence GTGAACAAAATATTTTCTTTATACAAAAATGCTTACGGCGGCTTGTCAGAAGCTGCCTGGATGCTGGCGGTGGTCATGTTCATCAACCGGGCAGGGTCTATGGTACTGCCTTTCCTGAGCATTTACCTGACCAATGCACTGGGTTTTGGTATTCGTGAAGCCGGAATTCTGCTGGCTACTTATGGCCTGGGAGCAATGGCGGGTTCGCTGTTAGGTGGCTGGCTTTCTGATAAGATCGGCAATTTCTGGGTACAGTTTTTAAGTTTGATCCTGGGAGGTTCGCTGTTTATCCTGCTTCCGGAAATTACCCGTTATGAGTACCTTTTGCCTGCACTTTTCTTTGCCAGCATGGTGGTGGAATGTCTGCGTCCGGCCAATACAGCTTCGGTCGCTACTTATTCTAAACCCGAAAATGTCACCCGCTCGTTTTCTCTGAACCGTATGGCGATTAATCTGGGCTTTTCCATGGGCCCCGCTATTGGAGGCTTGTTAGCATCCCGTTCCTATGAGCTTTTGTTCTATGCCGATGGACTGACCTGTATTTTTGCAGGTATTTTCTTTTTTGTCTACTTCAAAAAAAGAAGGCCAAGAGCAGTAGCCCATACTACCATCAATCCTGCACTCAAAGTAACTTCTCCCTACCGGGATGGCACATTTATGGTATTCGTGCTTCTTACCACCGCTTTTGCTGTCGTATTTTTTCAACTTTTCAATACATTGCCCATTTATTATAGGGAGGTGCATCACTTGTCAGAAGGAACCATTGGTCTTTTGCTTGGACTGAACGGGCTGATCGTGTTTCTGTTTGAAATGATTCTGGTCAACTACCTGGAGCACAGAGTGAGCGTGGTAAGGATGATTGTGATTGGCACTTTGCTTTGCGGTTTATCTTATGCTTTGCTGAACTTCAGTACCGGTCTGCCATTGCTGATGGTGGCCATGTTTTTACTGAGCTTTGCTGAAATCATGGCTATGCCTTTTATGGTCACTTATGTAATCCGTCGGGCAGGAGAAGGTAAAAAAGGAGCGTATATAGGTTTGCATTCACTTTCCTGGGCCAGTGCGTTTATGCTTGCACCTTTTCTGGGCACAAGAATCATTGCTTTTTCAGGATTTTCTATGCTGTGGTGGGTCTGTGCTTCTTTTATGCTGTTCATTGCCCTGCTTTACTATTTCAATCTGAAAGAGAAAAAGGTGAAGAAATTCGCCTGA
- a CDS encoding phytanoyl-CoA dioxygenase family protein, whose product MKQYPSFTKKHLANFERDGYVIIRKFFLAEEVELIYQTSVQDQVIKEKSFDFNDSKGLRTKLALWYTPQDDVYGIYSRSARMVNAAEMILGGTVGHYHSKLMQKEPKKGGAWEWHQDYGYWYNNGFLYPDMMSIMLALTKANRENGCLQVLKGSHKMGRVEHNMTGEQVGARMEKVDEAMKRHELVYVELEPGDALFFHCNLLHRSDRNDSDLSRWSLISVYNLVTNKPYKDEPASCYTPIRKVDDDVLMESGGRGIAENADFLSSEKDKKFKEKVE is encoded by the coding sequence ATGAAACAATACCCATCATTTACCAAAAAGCATCTTGCTAATTTTGAGCGAGATGGCTATGTCATCATCCGCAAATTTTTCTTAGCTGAAGAAGTAGAACTCATCTATCAGACTTCGGTGCAGGACCAGGTGATCAAAGAAAAATCTTTTGACTTCAACGACAGCAAAGGCCTGCGCACCAAACTAGCGCTTTGGTATACACCTCAGGACGATGTATATGGCATCTACAGCCGCTCTGCCCGCATGGTCAATGCCGCTGAAATGATATTAGGAGGCACTGTAGGACATTATCATTCCAAACTGATGCAGAAGGAACCGAAAAAAGGAGGTGCCTGGGAGTGGCACCAGGACTATGGCTACTGGTACAATAATGGATTTTTGTATCCTGACATGATGAGTATCATGCTGGCACTGACCAAAGCCAATCGTGAAAATGGCTGTCTACAGGTGCTGAAAGGCTCACATAAAATGGGAAGAGTGGAGCATAACATGACTGGCGAACAGGTAGGCGCGAGAATGGAAAAAGTGGATGAAGCCATGAAGCGTCACGAACTTGTCTATGTAGAATTGGAACCCGGCGATGCTTTATTTTTTCATTGCAATCTGCTGCACCGCTCTGATAGGAATGACAGTGATCTTTCCCGATGGTCATTGATTTCGGTCTATAATCTGGTGACCAATAAACCTTATAAAGATGAACCTGCTTCCTGTTATACGCCTATCAGAAAAGTAGATGATGATGTACTGATGGAATCAGGAGGCAGAGGAATCGCTGAAAATGCTGACTTTCTTTCCAGTGAAAAGGATAAAAAGTTTAAGGAAAAAGTTGAATAG
- a CDS encoding Gfo/Idh/MocA family protein has protein sequence MTKPNNNRRTFIKKLSVSAASLATLPAIGAQQPTQAFHILKKRNKIAANDRINIATIGIGGMGFGDTHAALNCGEGAELIATCDCYDDRLIHSKEVFGQSVKTTRNYKEILDNKEVDAVIIATPDHWHKTIAIEAMRKGKAVYCEKPMVQHIPEGHEIIKAYHESKVPFQVGSQFVSSLTYEKAKELYKAGEIGEFNFAEAYFDRHSAIGAWQYSIPPNLQREHIAWEQFLGDAPDRPFDAKRFFRWRNYQDYGTGIPGDLFVHLFSMLHFITGSHGPERVMATGGLRYWDDERDVADMMLGMFDYAQTENHPAFNFSLRVNFADGSGGRSGIRMVGSEGEMELDWDAVTVRRRKLPKAPGMSIGSFSEQTQKEFKEWYQKEYGNIRPEMQEPKEMTFSVPEAYGYDGMRQDHFANLFQAMRKGEKATVEDPIFGLRAAGPALAANISHYEKKMVHWDPEKMDIKTI, from the coding sequence ATGACTAAGCCTAACAACAACCGCCGTACATTTATCAAAAAACTGAGCGTTTCGGCAGCCAGCCTGGCTACGCTTCCGGCCATTGGCGCGCAGCAGCCTACGCAAGCTTTTCATATCCTGAAAAAGAGAAATAAAATTGCTGCCAATGACCGTATCAACATTGCCACTATTGGCATAGGTGGAATGGGTTTTGGCGATACCCACGCTGCACTCAACTGTGGAGAAGGAGCCGAACTCATTGCCACTTGCGACTGCTACGACGACCGCCTCATTCATTCCAAGGAAGTTTTTGGACAGAGTGTCAAAACTACCCGTAATTACAAGGAGATACTGGATAACAAAGAGGTGGATGCTGTCATCATTGCCACGCCGGATCACTGGCACAAAACTATTGCCATAGAAGCGATGCGCAAGGGAAAAGCAGTGTATTGCGAGAAACCTATGGTGCAGCACATTCCCGAAGGACATGAGATCATCAAAGCTTATCATGAGAGTAAAGTGCCCTTTCAGGTAGGAAGTCAGTTTGTAAGTTCGCTGACTTATGAGAAAGCAAAGGAGCTTTATAAGGCAGGAGAGATCGGTGAGTTTAACTTTGCTGAAGCTTACTTTGACCGCCATAGTGCTATTGGTGCATGGCAATATTCCATCCCGCCCAACCTCCAGAGAGAACACATTGCTTGGGAACAGTTTCTGGGTGATGCTCCTGACCGGCCTTTTGATGCCAAACGTTTTTTCCGCTGGAGAAACTATCAGGATTATGGCACCGGTATTCCCGGTGATTTATTCGTTCATCTTTTTTCCATGCTGCATTTTATCACCGGCTCACACGGACCGGAGCGGGTCATGGCTACCGGAGGTTTACGCTATTGGGACGATGAACGCGACGTAGCTGACATGATGCTGGGCATGTTTGATTATGCGCAGACAGAAAACCATCCTGCCTTTAATTTCTCCCTGAGGGTAAATTTTGCGGATGGCTCCGGAGGACGCAGTGGTATTCGCATGGTGGGTTCTGAAGGTGAAATGGAACTGGACTGGGATGCTGTGACGGTGAGACGCAGGAAGCTACCCAAAGCTCCCGGCATGAGTATCGGTTCTTTTTCGGAGCAAACCCAGAAAGAATTCAAAGAATGGTATCAGAAAGAATATGGGAATATCCGTCCGGAAATGCAGGAGCCTAAGGAAATGACTTTTTCCGTACCTGAAGCATACGGCTACGATGGGATGCGTCAGGATCATTTTGCCAATCTTTTTCAGGCCATGCGCAAAGGAGAAAAAGCTACGGTAGAAGATCCCATATTTGGATTACGCGCAGCAGGCCCGGCACTGGCAGCTAATATCAGTCATTACGAGAAAAAAATGGTGCATTGGGACCCTGAAAAAATGGACATCAAGACTATTTAA
- a CDS encoding AraC family transcriptional regulator: protein MKPILEKLTPEPDCSFVLQKDSFPYYPTPWHYHPEYELVMVLKSTGKKIIGDHISHFSEGDLVLMGPNLPHVYDNDPAYYEEDSQLKAEAIVIHFAEDFLGKNFFSLPEMGKVKKLLNASRQGLQIEGESKDKIACRMEKMLSLSPALRLTELLSILVLLSQSETLTQLASPGFVQSYSGANAERLDPVLAYLMQHFAEEISLEEVAAIANMSPQSFCRFFKHCTRKTFLNFLNELRVGYACRLISDNHYNISEICYKSGFNNLSNFNRQFKRVTQKTPSEYKREYV, encoded by the coding sequence ATGAAGCCCATCCTGGAAAAGCTGACACCAGAACCTGACTGCTCTTTCGTTCTACAGAAAGATTCCTTTCCGTACTATCCTACGCCCTGGCATTATCACCCCGAATATGAATTGGTAATGGTGTTGAAAAGTACCGGCAAGAAAATTATCGGAGATCATATTTCTCATTTTTCAGAAGGAGATCTGGTGCTGATGGGACCCAATCTTCCTCATGTGTATGACAATGATCCGGCTTATTATGAGGAGGATTCGCAGTTAAAGGCAGAAGCCATTGTGATTCACTTTGCTGAAGATTTTTTGGGAAAAAACTTTTTCAGTTTGCCCGAAATGGGAAAGGTAAAAAAGCTACTAAATGCTTCACGGCAGGGCTTACAGATTGAGGGAGAAAGCAAAGATAAAATTGCATGTCGTATGGAAAAGATGCTCAGCCTCTCTCCTGCACTGCGACTGACTGAACTGCTAAGCATCCTGGTTCTTTTGTCACAGTCCGAAACGTTGACTCAGTTGGCCAGCCCGGGCTTTGTACAAAGCTATAGCGGTGCCAATGCCGAACGGCTGGACCCGGTGCTGGCCTATCTGATGCAGCATTTTGCAGAAGAGATTTCACTGGAAGAGGTAGCCGCTATTGCAAATATGTCGCCCCAGTCTTTTTGTCGTTTCTTTAAGCATTGTACCCGCAAAACTTTTCTAAACTTTCTGAATGAATTACGCGTGGGCTATGCCTGCCGCCTGATCAGCGACAATCATTACAACATCTCTGAAATTTGCTATAAAAGCGGTTTTAACAACCTCTCCAACTTCAACCGTCAGTTCAAACGCGTGACCCAAAAAACACCTTCGGAATATAAAAGAGAGTATGTTTAG
- a CDS encoding anti-sigma factor yields MNINEWIKSGIIEAYVLGDLNEEEVREVEDMTQRYPEVQKEIEQTEATLEELAMKVAIKPRAGIKEQLFQQIEKESEKESIPLKPDPASKAQVSTVESPERKIRVWQYFSAAASIFLVLTTVLAVYYRQQWQSTASELENYLTENQNLTQEYQALRSDYEQLQEQQDIFADPGLTQVKLKGTEVYRSAYAVVYWNPESEVVYLNPSGLPAPESGKQYQLWAIVDGKPQNAGIFDQQGNLINMQEISNASAFAITLEPEGGSENPTLEAMYVLGEV; encoded by the coding sequence ATGAATATTAATGAATGGATCAAATCGGGGATTATAGAAGCCTACGTTTTGGGCGATCTGAATGAGGAAGAAGTGCGCGAAGTGGAAGACATGACGCAGCGCTATCCTGAAGTACAAAAAGAGATAGAACAGACTGAAGCGACGTTGGAAGAATTGGCGATGAAAGTTGCCATTAAACCCAGGGCCGGAATCAAAGAACAGCTTTTTCAGCAAATAGAAAAAGAATCTGAAAAAGAAAGTATTCCTTTAAAACCTGATCCTGCTTCTAAGGCGCAAGTATCTACGGTTGAATCTCCTGAGAGAAAGATCAGAGTTTGGCAGTATTTTTCAGCTGCCGCTTCTATTTTTCTGGTTTTAACTACTGTATTGGCCGTTTACTATCGTCAGCAGTGGCAAAGTACAGCGTCTGAATTGGAAAATTATCTTACTGAGAATCAGAATCTCACTCAGGAGTATCAGGCATTGCGCAGTGATTATGAGCAGTTGCAGGAGCAGCAGGACATATTCGCTGATCCTGGCCTTACGCAGGTCAAACTTAAAGGAACAGAGGTTTATCGCTCTGCTTATGCAGTAGTGTATTGGAATCCTGAATCTGAAGTAGTATACCTGAATCCCTCTGGCTTACCGGCACCGGAAAGTGGAAAGCAGTACCAGCTCTGGGCTATCGTAGATGGAAAACCTCAGAATGCAGGAATATTTGATCAGCAAGGTAATCTGATCAATATGCAGGAGATCAGCAATGCCTCGGCTTTTGCCATCACGCTGGAACCGGAAGGCGGTAGCGAAAACCCTACGCTGGAAGCCATGTATGTACTGGGTGAGGTGTAA
- a CDS encoding RDD family protein, with protein MDAEQIKPRNQFDLSHVVIAERLQGSKLASFPRRAIAYGLDWLVILLCTEYFVLLFPLLFVFLFFKKKLRTTLVKNRRLLRKNIDFADKKLEAIAIEPRLRAQFRRHMTVYLYAIIYVPLIVAVVALLMFFLSFISEQTYLTTQASLVASMSWFVRPLTDLSNAMGLVVSFFGAFVYFTFFTWRWQGQTPAKRFLKIKVVKLNGKEISLWGSLERVMGYTASASLVGLGFFQYFWDRNCQTTHDKITETIVIEA; from the coding sequence ATGGATGCTGAGCAGATAAAACCCAGAAATCAGTTTGATCTTAGCCATGTGGTCATCGCCGAGAGGCTTCAAGGGAGTAAGCTGGCCAGTTTTCCCCGCCGTGCCATCGCCTATGGTCTGGATTGGCTGGTTATTTTGTTATGTACTGAATATTTTGTGTTGCTGTTTCCCTTGCTGTTTGTCTTTTTGTTTTTCAAAAAAAAGCTACGGACTACTTTGGTGAAGAATCGGCGGCTTCTGAGGAAGAACATTGACTTTGCGGACAAAAAATTAGAGGCTATAGCGATTGAGCCAAGGCTCAGAGCACAATTCAGGCGACATATGACGGTCTATCTGTATGCTATTATTTACGTACCATTGATTGTGGCAGTAGTAGCGTTGCTGATGTTTTTCCTAAGTTTTATTTCAGAACAAACCTACCTTACTACCCAAGCCTCTTTGGTCGCCTCTATGTCCTGGTTTGTAAGGCCGTTAACTGATTTGAGCAATGCTATGGGTTTGGTGGTGAGCTTTTTCGGAGCCTTTGTCTATTTTACTTTTTTTACCTGGCGATGGCAGGGACAAACACCTGCCAAGCGTTTCCTGAAGATCAAAGTCGTTAAGCTCAATGGTAAAGAAATCTCTTTGTGGGGAAGTCTGGAAAGGGTAATGGGCTATACAGCCTCTGCTTCTTTGGTAGGTCTGGGGTTTTTTCAGTATTTCTGGGACCGCAACTGCCAGACTACCCACGATAAGATTACCGAAACTATTGTGATAGAAGCCTGA